From the genome of Halobacterium sp. R2-5:
GTCGGCTCGCTCTCGGGAATCGGCACGTAGACGAACGAGCCGTCCGCGCGCAGCGGTCCGCGGAACCCCGGCTGGTTCGTGTTCGCGGCGACGTTGACGGCGACCGCGCGCGTCACGGCTGCAGCTGCGCGACGCACTCGCGGCAGAACGTGTAGTTAGCGTCGTTCTCGGCGCCGCAGGACGGACACAGCAGCGTCGTGCCGTCCTGCTTCGCGCGCACGTCCGTCGGCTGGACGCGCTCGCTGACGCCCGAGGAGTCCGGCGTGCCCGCGTCCTCGCTCTGGAGGCGCCGCCACACGGCGAACTGCAGGGCCGCCACGAGCACCACCGCGAGCACGAACAACCCCCATTCCATGGGTGAACGTAACACGGGGAGCCTATTCAGCCTTGGCCCTTGCAGTCTCAGGCGAAAGCCGCTCAGTCACGCGTCTGGCGGGCTGCGGTCGCGCTGGAACTCGTCGAAGACGTCGATGTCGTCGGGGACTTCGTCGTCGAGGCGGCGCTCGGCTTGCCGGTTCACGCCCGCGTCCTCGACCGGTTCGGCGACGGACTCCCAGCCGGGCTTGATCTTGATGCTCTTGGCGGGCATCCCGACCGCGATGTGGTGGTCGGGGACGTCGTTCTGGACGACCGCCCGCGACCCGACGACGGCGTTCTCGCCGACGCGGACGCCGGCGCGGACGAGCGCGCCCTGCGTGACGCGGGCGTCGTCGTCGATGACGGTGTGGTAGTTCTCGACTTCGGTCTGGTCGACGACGTCGTGGTCGTGCGTGTAGATGTGGACGCCGTCGCTGATGCTCGCGCGGTCACCGACGTCGAGGTCGCCGCGGTCGTCGAGGTGAACGTCGTCGTGGACGACGACGTTGTCCCCCATCTCGATGTTGTGACCGTACGTCATCGAGATGCCTTTGAACAGCCGGACGCCGTCGCCGACGCTCTCGAAGAGGTGGCCGGCGAGCATCCGGCGGAAGCGCAGCGCGAACTCCACGTTGTCCGCCAGCGGCGTGTTGTCGAACTGCCGCCACAGCCACTGGAGGGGCTTCGAGCGCGCGAACGCGTCCTCGTCCTTCTCGGCGTAGTACTCGGACTCGAGGGTGGCGTTCCGCGGGTCGAAGTTCGCGAGCCGCGCGGCCGCCGTCGGCGACACGTCGCCGTCGTTCTGCCAGCTCTCGTAGGCGTCCCGGGCGCCGTTGAGGTCCACGAGCGTCTCCGTGACGGCGTCCGCGAGCTCGTCGGGTTCGCTCGCGGCCGCGAGTCGGTCGTCTACCTCCGAGACGAACCCGCGGAGGGTCGCCTCCGCGCCGTCCGGGAGGGAGACGTGGCGCTTGGTCATACCCCATCCTCGGCCGCCAGCACTGATAGTGGTTTCCGTCCCGACGTGGAGCCCCGGAACCGCCGCGGAATCCGCCCGCGAGCCGGTATAACCGTTGCCCTCGTCTCTCTGGAGTTGCCACCGGAACCACACCCGCTAAGTGCCAGTCGTTCTAACTCCGGGGTATGCAACACCGCGAACTCGGGAACTCCGGGGTCGAAGTCAGCGAAGTCGGATTCGGCGCGTGGGTCGTCGGCACCGACTGGTGGGGGGACCGCGACGAGGACGACGCCCTCGAGATGGTGGAGTACGCCCTCGACCAGGGCATCACGTACTTCGACACGGGCGACGTCTACGGCCACGGCCGCAGCGAGGAGCTCCTCGGGGAGGTGCTCGCCGAGCGCGGCGACGAGATGACCGTCGCGACGAAGGTCGGCTACGACTTCTACAACAACCCGCAGGCGGGCCACGGCGAGCTCCCGAAGGAGATGGACGTGGAGTACCTCCGGGACGCCGTCGAGCAGAGCCTCGACCGCCTCGGCGTCGACCACGTCGACGTGCTCCAGCTCCACAACCCGGACGTCGGCGAGCTCACGCCGGACGTCCTCGAACTGCTGGACGAGCTCCGCGAGGACGGCACGGCGGACGCCATCGGCGTCGCGCTCGGCCCGTCCATCGGCTGGCTCGCGGAGGGCGAGAAGGCCATCGAGGAGGCGTTCGACTCGGTCCAGTACGTCGGGAACGTGCTCGAACAGGACGTCCACAGCCACTTCGTGGAGTACGTCCGCGAGCAGGACGCCGCCACGTCCCTGATTCCGCGCGTCCCGCACTCCTCGGGCCTCCTGAACGAGCAGGTCACCCCGGACACGGAGCTCGGCGAGGGCGACCACCGCGGCTTCCGCCCGGACGAGTGGTACGAGACGGGCTGGGAGAAGGTCGACACGCTGCGCTTCTTGGAGCGCGACGGCGAGCGCACGATGGGACAGGCGGCTATCCAGTGGCTCCTGAGCTTCGACGAGGTCGCGACCGTCACGCCGACGTTCCGCTCGAAGGCCGACGTCGACGAGTGGGCGGCCACGCCGGAAACGCCCGCGCTCAGCGACGAGGAGCAACGGCGCGTCGCCGACCTCTACGAGGACAACTTCGGCGTCGACCGCTTCGACGGCATGAGCCACGAGGACTACCGCACGAGCGTCGACGGCGAGGACCTCCAGGACGCCGGCCTCATCGGTTCTGCTGACTGAGCCGGACGGCTGTCGGGAGAAGCATACCCGAGCGGAGCGAGGGTTTCACCGCGCGAACGAGTGGAGCGAGTGAGCGCGGCCTTTTTATCTGACTTTTTGGAAGGGGGTGCGCTCCGCGCACCTCCTTCGAAAATTTAGGCTAGGAAGACGTGCCGCGGGCGGTCGGCGAGGACGTCGCGGCCCCAGTCGACGGTGTCGGCGAAGTCGTCGCTGCGGAAGAAGCTCATGGCGTCCTCCTTGGAGGCCCACTGGCTGGCGATGAACATGTCGTCGTCGTCTTCGACGTTCACCATGAGGTCGGTCTCGAAGTGGCCGTCCATGTCCGCGAGGACGTCGGCGACGGTGTCGAACTTCTCGACGAAGTCGTCGGTGTGCTCGGGCTTGGTCTCGTAGAACATGCCCATGGTGCCGAAGCCGGACTCCTCGCCGACGCGGCTCGCGCCTTCCGAGGGCCCCTGGCCCTCGCGGGAGACGACGTCGGGGAGTTCGGAGAGGAAGCCGGCGGCGGTGTCGGCGGCGCTGGCGGTGTCCCAGATGGAGACGACGGCGGCGCGGTCGGTCTTGCGGCCGTCGTAGACGGCGGTCTTGACGTGGGTGCCGTAGTGGTCGAAGTTCTCGCGGAGCCCCTCGACTTCCTCGAACAGCTCGTCGACGTCGGCCTCGGAGTAGAGGACGGTCGCGTAGACGTCCTCGCCGTGGGGCTGGCCGGCGTAGATGTCGAGGTCTTCGAGTTCGCCGCGGATGCTCTCGCTGTCCTCGTCGCCGCCGTGGTCGTGGTGGCCGTCGCTGTCTCCGTGGCTGTGCCCGTCACCGTGGCCGCCTCTGCCGTGGGAGTGCTCGCTCTCGCCGTGGTCGTGGTGGGCGTCCTCGGGCGCGGGGACTTCCTCGCCGGCCATGTACGCCGAGAGGTCTTCGGGCGGGAAGCGGCGGCCGACGTAGAAGTCGCCGAACTCGCCGTACTTCGAGGACGCGGGGTCGAAGCGCATCTCGTAGACGATGTCCTTGACGTCCGTGAGGTCGTCCGCGAACAGCGTCACGCCCCACTCCCAGTCGTCGAGGCCGACCGAGGACGCGATGACCTGACTGATTTTGCCGGCGTACTGCTTGCCGACCTCGCCGTGGCCCGCCATGAGCTCGGCGCGCTCCTCGAAGGAGAGGTCGTACCAGTTCTGCTCGGGCTGGCGGCGCTTGCTCATCGGGTAGAAGGAGACGTACGTGTCCTCGGGGATCTCGGGCGTGAGCTTCCCCTCCATGTAGTTCCGGAGCCCCTCGTCGACGCTGTCGGGATCCTCGAAGTACTCGGGGCTCGTGTAGCCCGAAATCTCCGTGACGGAGACGTACGAGTAGGACTGCTCGGTGTACTCCGCGAACGTCGTCCCCTCGAACTGGCGCTCGATGCGGTCGAGTTCGTCGAGGCTCTCCCGGAAGTGCACGAACAGGAGGTCGGCCTTGTGGCCGGTGATCGAGAACACCGCGGAGTCGCCCTCGTCCGCGTCCGCGAGCGCCTCGCGGTGTTCGAGGAACGACTCGGCCTCCGCCAGCGCGCTCTCGCGGTCGCGCTCGGGGGCGTCCCGCCACGCGTCCCAGTCCACGGTGCGGAAGTCGTGGAGTGCGAACCAGCCCTCCTCCGTCTGCGGCGCGTCTACCATGTTCGGCTGTTGGGATTCGCCGTAGAAGGGTTTTCCTAACGAGCCGCGCCAGCGGACGATAACAGCCCGCGGTAGCCGATCGACCAGCCGGTAGCGGGTAGACGAGAGGGGCGGCGGGGCTTTCGAAGACGCGTCCGCGACGAAATCACCCGGGTGAACAGATACGCCGAAACCGACCTCGTCGCCGCGACCGAAACGCTTTCCCGCCGAACAGCGAAACCTGTGGCCGAATGCGTAAGAGCGGTCCGCCGAAGGGACTCGTCTCGTATCTGGTGCTGGAACTGCTCGAAGAGCAACCCCGGTACGGGTACGAGATTCTGAAGGAGATCGAGGACCTGAGCGGCGGACACTGGGAGCCCTCGTACGGCTCGGTGTACCCGATTCTGTACAAGTTCGAGGACGAGGGGTACGCCGAGCGAATCGAGGTCGAGGACGAGCCCGACCGCAAGTACTTCGAGATCACGGACGCTGGCCGCGAGGAGCTCGCGGAGAAGCGCTCGGAGGTCGGCGGCACGGCGGACGACGTGACCGACGTCATCCTGGGGTTCTACCACGTGTTCGCGGTGCTGGCGACCGACGAGCGGTTCGGCGTGGAGAACCCCGAGGAGGGCGAGGGGTGGCGCTTCGACGAGGCGTTCTCGGCGTGGATCGCCGAGCAGCTCATCCGCCACCACGAGTACTACTTCGAGGACTTCGAGCGCGTGCCGGACACGCCAGAGGAGTTCGCCGAGCGGATGGGCCTCGACGAGTAGCCGCTCCCGCCTAGCTCAGTAGCTGCGGTCCGAAGAACATGATGACGAGCGCCGCGAGCATCGTGAGCCCGATGCTCGTGGTGATGGCGCGGGTGACGGCCTGCCGGTCGTCAATCGGGAGGCGGGCGGTGAACGCCTCCGCGACCGTCCGCAGCAGGTGGCCGCCGTCCAGCGGGAACGCGGGGATGCAGTTGAAGAACGCGAGGTTGAGGTTGATCCACCCGGTCCACAGCAGGACGTTCGCGGTCACGAACACGGCGCTCTCCGGTAGGGCCCCGGAGACGACGTAGAAGTTCTCGTTGACGCCGGCGAACCCGGGGAAGTTGAACGCGAGCGTGGGGTCGATGATGCTCAACAGCGGGAGGAACAGCGCGGCGGCGATGCCCTGCAGGAACCCGACGAGGCCGCTTGCGGCGCCGCCGAGCAGCAGACCGAGCCCGGTGCCGCCGTCGACGTTCCCGGAGGCCAGCGAGAGGAACGCCTCCGCGGGGTAGAGCTGTGCGCCGAACCCGGACGCGGTGAGGCCGCTGACGCCGGGGGCGATGGCGCCGCCGAAGTAGCTCGACCCGTCGTCCTGCTCGCCGAGCGTGACTTCGTAGGACTCCGCGGTGCCGTTGACGTACGCTTCGACGGTCACCGTCTCGCCGGGGTCGTGGGCGTCGAGGGCGTCACGCATGTCGCCTCCGGTGGCGATTCGCTCGCCGGCCAGCCGCGTCACGATGACGTCCTCCCCGCCGGGCAGACCGTCCTCGTCGGCGGGGCCGTCGGGGACGACGGTGACGAACGCGCCGGCGGGCGCGGTGACACTCGTGCCGTTGGCCGTTTCGAACGTCGCAACCGTCCGGTCCTCGACGGCGGCTTCGAGCTCCGCTTCGGTGTACACCTCGGTGTCGTTCACTTCCGAGAGGACGCTCCCGGTGCCGAACTCCGCCAGGGGAGAGTCCGCGGCGAGCGCGGTGACGAGCAGGTGGCGGTCGACGGTCACCTGCTCGCCGCCCGCGAGCGTCATGGTGACCTCGCGGCCCGGCGCGTCGTCGAGCGCCCGCTGGAACTCCGTGTTGTTCGCGACGGGGGCGCCGGCCACTTCGGTGACGCGGTCGCCCGCGCCGACGCCGGCGGCGGCGGCCGCGGAGTCGTCGTAGACGTCGCCGACGAGCCCGCCGCTGGCGACGCCGACCGCGCCCGCGACCGGACCGAACAGCAGCGCGAACGCGAGGACGACGACGAGGAAGTTGTTCGTCACGCCCGCGGCGAACATGCGGGCGCGGGACCCGCGGTCCGCGCGGCGCTGGCTCTCCTCGTCCGGCTGGACGAACGCGCCGATCGGCAGCACGGCGAGCAGCACTGCGCCCATCGAGTCCACGTCGATGTCCTCGACGTAGCAGAGCAGGCCGTGGCCGAACTCGTGGACGACCATCCCGACGAACAGCCCGACGACGATCTCGGGGGCGACCGACAGCGGCATGAAGTCGCTGACGCCGGGGATGACGAGCGCGTTCCGCGGCTGGTTCACCGCCGACGGCGCGGGCGGGTTCGCGAGCGTCTGTGCTGCCGACGTCACGAGCATGAACAGCGTGCCGGCGGCGACGACGAGCGCGATGCCGAGCCCGAAGTTCCCCCACGCGCGCCAGAACCGCTTCGGGGCGGCC
Proteins encoded in this window:
- a CDS encoding zinc ribbon domain-containing protein — protein: MEWGLFVLAVVLVAALQFAVWRRLQSEDAGTPDSSGVSERVQPTDVRAKQDGTTLLCPSCGAENDANYTFCRECVAQLQP
- a CDS encoding acyltransferase, with the translated sequence MTKRHVSLPDGAEATLRGFVSEVDDRLAAASEPDELADAVTETLVDLNGARDAYESWQNDGDVSPTAAARLANFDPRNATLESEYYAEKDEDAFARSKPLQWLWRQFDNTPLADNVEFALRFRRMLAGHLFESVGDGVRLFKGISMTYGHNIEMGDNVVVHDDVHLDDRGDLDVGDRASISDGVHIYTHDHDVVDQTEVENYHTVIDDDARVTQGALVRAGVRVGENAVVGSRAVVQNDVPDHHIAVGMPAKSIKIKPGWESVAEPVEDAGVNRQAERRLDDEVPDDIDVFDEFQRDRSPPDA
- a CDS encoding aldo/keto reductase; this encodes MQHRELGNSGVEVSEVGFGAWVVGTDWWGDRDEDDALEMVEYALDQGITYFDTGDVYGHGRSEELLGEVLAERGDEMTVATKVGYDFYNNPQAGHGELPKEMDVEYLRDAVEQSLDRLGVDHVDVLQLHNPDVGELTPDVLELLDELREDGTADAIGVALGPSIGWLAEGEKAIEEAFDSVQYVGNVLEQDVHSHFVEYVREQDAATSLIPRVPHSSGLLNEQVTPDTELGEGDHRGFRPDEWYETGWEKVDTLRFLERDGERTMGQAAIQWLLSFDEVATVTPTFRSKADVDEWAATPETPALSDEEQRRVADLYEDNFGVDRFDGMSHEDYRTSVDGEDLQDAGLIGSAD
- a CDS encoding heme-binding protein — protein: MVDAPQTEEGWFALHDFRTVDWDAWRDAPERDRESALAEAESFLEHREALADADEGDSAVFSITGHKADLLFVHFRESLDELDRIERQFEGTTFAEYTEQSYSYVSVTEISGYTSPEYFEDPDSVDEGLRNYMEGKLTPEIPEDTYVSFYPMSKRRQPEQNWYDLSFEERAELMAGHGEVGKQYAGKISQVIASSVGLDDWEWGVTLFADDLTDVKDIVYEMRFDPASSKYGEFGDFYVGRRFPPEDLSAYMAGEEVPAPEDAHHDHGESEHSHGRGGHGDGHSHGDSDGHHDHGGDEDSESIRGELEDLDIYAGQPHGEDVYATVLYSEADVDELFEEVEGLRENFDHYGTHVKTAVYDGRKTDRAAVVSIWDTASAADTAAGFLSELPDVVSREGQGPSEGASRVGEESGFGTMGMFYETKPEHTDDFVEKFDTVADVLADMDGHFETDLMVNVEDDDDMFIASQWASKEDAMSFFRSDDFADTVDWGRDVLADRPRHVFLA
- a CDS encoding PadR family transcriptional regulator → MRKSGPPKGLVSYLVLELLEEQPRYGYEILKEIEDLSGGHWEPSYGSVYPILYKFEDEGYAERIEVEDEPDRKYFEITDAGREELAEKRSEVGGTADDVTDVILGFYHVFAVLATDERFGVENPEEGEGWRFDEAFSAWIAEQLIRHHEYYFEDFERVPDTPEEFAERMGLDE
- a CDS encoding site-2 protease family protein translates to MDIWTVLAVALFAYWAAVSWAKARDLLPSFVSATGPVLTLHTKRGKRLLERAAAPKRFWRAWGNFGLGIALVVAAGTLFMLVTSAAQTLANPPAPSAVNQPRNALVIPGVSDFMPLSVAPEIVVGLFVGMVVHEFGHGLLCYVEDIDVDSMGAVLLAVLPIGAFVQPDEESQRRADRGSRARMFAAGVTNNFLVVVLAFALLFGPVAGAVGVASGGLVGDVYDDSAAAAAGVGAGDRVTEVAGAPVANNTEFQRALDDAPGREVTMTLAGGEQVTVDRHLLVTALAADSPLAEFGTGSVLSEVNDTEVYTEAELEAAVEDRTVATFETANGTSVTAPAGAFVTVVPDGPADEDGLPGGEDVIVTRLAGERIATGGDMRDALDAHDPGETVTVEAYVNGTAESYEVTLGEQDDGSSYFGGAIAPGVSGLTASGFGAQLYPAEAFLSLASGNVDGGTGLGLLLGGAASGLVGFLQGIAAALFLPLLSIIDPTLAFNFPGFAGVNENFYVVSGALPESAVFVTANVLLWTGWINLNLAFFNCIPAFPLDGGHLLRTVAEAFTARLPIDDRQAVTRAITTSIGLTMLAALVIMFFGPQLLS